One window from the genome of Anser cygnoides isolate HZ-2024a breed goose chromosome 8, Taihu_goose_T2T_genome, whole genome shotgun sequence encodes:
- the TMEM53 gene encoding transmembrane protein 53, translated as MGVRGLEAAVVELAPGAACGSGAEAGRQPVVILLGWAGCQDRYLAKYSAIYSQRGCTVIRYTAPWRMVFFSESFGIRSLRTPARRLLELLFDHSIDNRPVLFHVFSNGGVMLYRYILEALHTQQPFKNLRVLGTIFDSAPGRRNLRGSLRALATVLVSMNVLLKYFLVFAFAAAAVVLRILLYPLTRFIHESHYDALLKAPSRWPELYLYSQADAIISACDVKRMADARQRLGVSVRAVDFSDSAHVSHMRAYPTYYSNLCVTFLSDCVAGSPR; from the exons ATGGGGGTGCGCGGGCTGGAGGCGGCCGTGGTGGAGCTGGCGCCGGGGGCGGCCTGCG GGAGCGGCGCGGAGGCCGGCCGTCAGCCCGTGGTGATCCTCCTGGGCTGGGCGGGCTGCCAGGACAGGTACCTGGCCAAGTACAGCGCGATCTACAGCCAGAGG GGGTGCACCGTCATCCGCTACACGGCTCCGTGGAGGATGGTATTCTTCTCCGAGAGCTTTGGCATCCGATCCCTCCGGACCCCAGCCAGGAGACTCCTGGAGCTGCTCTTTGACCACAGCATCGACAACAGGCCGGTGCTGTTCCACGTCTTCAGCAACGGCGGTGTCATGCTGTACCGCTACATCCTTGAGGCGCTGCACACTCAGCAGCCCTTTAAGAACCTCAGAGTCCTGGGCACCATTTTTGACAGCGCCCCCGGCAGAAGAAACTTGAGAGGGAGCCTTCGTGCCTTGGCGACTGTCCTGGTATCCATGAACGTGCTGCTCAAGTATTTCCTCGTCTTCGCTTTTGCTGCCGCAGCCGTCGTGCTGCGGATCCTGCTGTACCCCCTGACCCGATTCATCCACGAGAGCCATTACGACGCCCTGCTGAAGGCGCCCTCGCGGTGGCCTGAGCTGTACCTCTATTCCCAGGCCGATGCAATCATCAGTGCCTGCGACGTGAAGCGCATGGCTGACGCCCGGCAGCGGCTCGGTGTCTCCGTGAGAGCTGTGGACTTCTCAGATTCGGCTCACGTCAGCCATATGCGGGCGTATCCCACCTACTACAGCAATCTCTGTGTGACTTTCCTCTCTGACTGTGTCGCGGGCTCACCTCGTTAG